In Carya illinoinensis cultivar Pawnee chromosome 9, C.illinoinensisPawnee_v1, whole genome shotgun sequence, the following are encoded in one genomic region:
- the LOC122276059 gene encoding putative pentatricopeptide repeat-containing protein At5g06400, mitochondrial, translating to MRNLIKFRFSCLNSSNELFHFQLLNFQIRHFSSLSKSSSKLSKSKKTEDALLKNQAETSSFGLLFNEIKDILGADNFNTDITQSGTSTLRDIHEVGAQVKEEHPHWTEGVCRNAEDGVLLGKDYVSALEDTPLGNLGGNDVSPEVHKIAQIVRAGNSFVSIEEQLETLSVRFDSEVVEKVLKRCFKVPHLALRFFDWVKLRDGFRHTTRTYNTMLSIAGEAREFQLVEKLVAEMDNNLCQKDIKTWTILISLYGNAKLISLALLVFENMRKCGCEPDAQVYIKMVRALCFAGKADIAIEFYKEMVQKDMALDVRLYKMLMVCISRSGDIATLHSIADDMIRVFQTPEHNVYGYVLKSLCISGKIREALEWIRDLRDKDVTLDPEYFETLVKGLCRADRIADSLEIVDIMKRKYPFDGKIYGIIINGYLRRNDISKALELFQSMKESGHLPLASTYTELMQHLFRLDDYEKGCMLYDEMLERGVEPDTVAITAMVAGHVSQNRISEAWKVFKSTEDKGMRPTWKSYSVFIKELCKVSRTEEIFKVLNEMRASKIDIRDEIFDWIISYLEKKRELDSIEKIKQMQRIWKLYPQGELPGTDASREQELNLELNSNQSEEVRMDSHFMEPLPKNYDERDVKEICWILTSSTDWCLIQEALEKCNIHFTPDLVVEILHNCNVHGSAALHFFSWVGKQTGYSHTTETYNMAIKIAGRGKDFQHMRNLFYEMRRRGCPITSDTWTIMIMLYGRTGLTEIALKIFGEMKANGCKPSRGTYKYLIMNLCRRKGRKVDEAIKFFEEMMNAGHIPDKELVEAYLGCLCEVGRLLEARRCTDSLPRVGFTVPLSHSLYIRALCRVGRLKEAQALFDEVGAEGSALDQYTYGSLVHGLLQKGCIEEALAKVDSMKQAGINPTVHVYTSLISHFMKEKQIERAHKVFHEMQHEGCQPTAVTYSELIRGYMNMGKFADARNIFHRMKLKGPLPDFKTYSIFITSLCKAGKSEEALQLISEMLDGGIVPSTVNFREVFYGLNREGKQDLARTVLQQKSALRSKRKFLI from the coding sequence ATGAGGAACTTAATCAAGTTCCGGTTCTCGTGTCTAAATTCAAGCAACGAGCTCTTTCATTTTCAGCTTTTGAATTTTCAGATTCGTCATTTTTCAAGCCTCTCCAAGTCATCATCTAAGCTTTCAAAGTCCAAGAAAACCGAAGACGCCCTTTTGAAGAACCAAGCAGAAACTAGTTCGTTTGGCTTACTATTCAATGAGATCAAAGACATCTTAGGCGCCGATAACTTCAACACTGATATCACGCAATCTGGGACTTCAACACTCAGAGATATCCATGAGGTGGGCGCTCAGGTGAAGGAAGAACACCCACATTGGACCGAAGGCGTTTGTCGAAATGCTGAAGATGGCGTGTTACTAGGAAAGGATTATGTATCAGCTTTGGAGGATACCCCGTTGGGAAATTTGGGTGGTAACGATGTTAGCCCCGAAGTTCATAAAATTGCGCAGATCGTTCGGGCGGGAAACAGTTTTGTTTCGATCGAGGAGCAGCTAGAAACGTTGAGTGTTAGGTTCGATTCAGAGGTTGTCGAGAAAGTGTTGAAAAGGTGCTTTAAAGTGCCACATTTGGCTTTGAGGTTCTTTGATTGGGTGAAGCTCAGAGATGGGTTTCGTCATACAACTAGGACTTACAATACCATGTTGTCCATAGCCGGTGAAGCGAGAGAGTTTCAGCTGGTGGAGAAGTTGGTGGCGGAAATGGATAACAACCTATGCCAGAAGGATATTAAGACTTGGACCATTCTTATCTCCCTCTATGGGAATGCAAAATTAATTAGCCTAGCCTTGTTGGTCTTTGAGAATATGAGGAAGTGTGGTTGTGAACCAGATGCTCAGGTTTACATAAAGATGGTACGCGCACTTTGTTTTGCTGGAAAAGCTGACATTGCAATCGAATTCTACAAGGAGATGGTCCAGAAGGACATGGCGCTTGATGTGCGTCTGTATAAGATGCTAATGGTTTGCATATCCAGATCAGGAGATATTGCCACTCTTCATTCCATTGCAGATGATATGATAAGAGTTTTTCAGACTCCAGAACATAATGTTTATGGATATGTGCTGAAAAGTTTGTGCATCTCAGGGAAAATCAGAGAAGCTTTAGAATGGATTCGTGATCTCAGAGATAAAGATGTAACACTTGACCCTGAATACTTCGAGACCTTGGTGAAAGGATTGTGTAGGGCTGACAGGATTGCAGATTCTCTGGAAATTGTTGATATTATGAAGAGAAAATATCCTTTTGACGGGAAGATTTATGGAATTATCATCAATGGATATTTgaggagaaatgatatttcgAAGGCACTTGAACTGTTTCAAAGTATGAAAGAGTCTGGGCATCTGCCTCTGGCTTCTACCTATACAGAGCTTATGCAGCACCTTTTCAGGTTGGATGATTATGAAAAAGGCTGCATGCTATATGATGAGATGCTAGAACGAGGAGTAGAGCCAGATACCGTGGCCATCACAGCAATGGTTGCAGGTCACGTCAGCCAAAACCGTATATCTGAAGCATGGAAAGTTTTTAAGAGTACGGAGGACAAAGGCATGAGGCCCACTTGGAAGTCTTATTCGGTATTCATTAAGGAGCTTTGTAAGGTTTCAAGGACGGAggaaattttcaaggttttgaATGAAATGCGGGCATCTAAGATAGACATTCgagatgaaatatttgattggatAATATCTTACTTGGAGAAAAAGAGGGAGCTTGATAGTATAGAAAAGATAAAGCAGATGCAGAGAATTTGGAAGCTTTACCCTCAAGGAGAGTTACCTGGTACAGATGCATCCAGAGAGCAGGAGCTCAATCTGGAGTTAAACTCTAACCAATCAGAGGAAGTAAGGATGGACAGTCACTTCATGGAGCCACTTCCAAAAAATTATGATGAGCGGGATgtgaaagaaatttgttggatTTTAACATCATCAACAGATTGGTGCTTGATTCAAGAAGCTTTGGAGAAATGCAATATTCATTTCACACCAGACCTTGTTGTGGAGATTTTGCACAATTGCAATGTGCATGGCTCTGCCGCATTGCACTTCTTCTCCTGGGTAGGGAAACAAACTGGTTATAGTCACACTACTGAAACTTACAACATGGCCATCAAAATTGCTGGACGTGGAAAAGATTTCCAGCACATGAGAAACCTTTTCTACGAAATGAGAAGAAGAGGTTGCCCAATTACATCTGATACATGGACAATCATGATTATGCTGTATGGTCGTACAGGTCTGACTGAGATTGCTCTGAAGATTTTTGGAGAGATGAAAGCTAATGGTTGTAAGCCCAGTAGGGGGACCTACAAGTATTTGATTATGAATCTTTGTAGGCGGAAAGGTAGGAAGGTGGATGAAGCCATTAAATTTTTCGAGGAGATGATGAATGCTGGGCATATCCCTGACAAAGAACTCGTTGAAGCTTACCTTGGTTGTTTATGTGAAGTTGGTAGGCTGTTGGAAGCTAGAAGGTGTACAGATTCGCTTCCTAGAGTTGGTTTTACAGTTCCACTAAGCCACTCATTGTACATTAGGGCTCTTTGTCGGGTGGGGAGGTTGAAGGAAGCTCAAGCATTGTTTGATGAAGTTGGCGCGGAAGGATCAGCGTTGGATCAGTATACTTATGGAAGCCTTGTTCATGGACTGCTACAAAAGGGTTGCATAGAAGAGGCATTGGCCAAGGTGGATTCTATGAAGCAGGCAGGGATTAATCCGACCGTCCATGTTTATACATCGTTAATTTCTCATTTCATGAAAGAGAAGCAGATAGAAAGAGCTCACAAAGTTTTTCACGAAATGCAACATGAAGGTTGTCAACCAACTGCTGTTACCTATTCGGAACTGATACGAGGTTACATGAACATGGGGAAGTTTGCTGATGCTCGGAATATCTTCCATCGTATGAAATTAAAAGGGCCTCTGCCTGATTTCAAAACTTATTCAATATTCATCACTTCTCTCTGTAAGGCAGGGAAGTCTGAAGAGGCTTTGCAGCTTATATCAGAAATGCTTGATGGTGGGATTGTCCCCAGTACTGTTAATTTTCGAGAAGTTTTTTACGGGCTAAACAGAGAAGGGAAGCAAGATTTAGCCCGTACCgtattacaacaaaaatcagctcTAAGATCTAAACGCAAgttcttaatttaa